A single window of Nitrospirota bacterium DNA harbors:
- a CDS encoding molybdenum cofactor biosynthesis protein MoaE, producing the protein MQNTKAGWIRVQEQDFSVEEDVRRVKESSKRIGGIVTFLGTARDFSQGRDIHQIDFEYYPGMAEKKLAEIRERALKDYDIIEVSIVHRVGKINIGEQIVHIVVGAEHRKDAFRACSWCIDELKRITPIWKKETTPQGEIWVEQHP; encoded by the coding sequence ATGCAGAATACAAAAGCAGGATGGATTAGGGTTCAGGAACAGGATTTTTCAGTCGAAGAGGATGTCAGAAGGGTTAAAGAGAGTTCAAAACGCATCGGTGGGATTGTCACCTTTTTGGGAACTGCCAGGGATTTTTCTCAAGGAAGAGATATCCATCAAATAGATTTTGAATATTATCCCGGAATGGCTGAAAAAAAATTGGCCGAAATCAGGGAAAGGGCTTTAAAAGATTATGACATTATTGAGGTTAGCATTGTTCACCGGGTTGGAAAAATCAATATTGGCGAACAAATCGTTCACATTGTTGTGGGAGCCGAGCACCGAAAAGACGCTTTTCGTGCCTGTTCCTGGTGCATTGATGAGTTAAAGCGAATTACCCCCATCTGGAAAAAAGAAACCACTCCGCAGGGAGAAATCTGGGTCGAACAGCATCCCTGA